The genome window GAGAACGTGCATCCTTCGATTGGTCCCGATGCGACGGGCGCGGGCTGGGTCTATGAGTATGCCATCGTCGATAAGAGCGGCAAACGCAGTCTTGCCGACCTGCGCAGCTTACAGGATTGGCATCTGCGCTATGCGCTGGAGACTGTGCCCGGAGTTGCCGAGGTAGCCAGTATCGGTGGTTTCGTCAAGCAATATCAGGTACAACTTGATCCCAACAAACTCCTTGCCTACGGCATCCCTCTCTCTGCCGTCATCGACAAGGTGAAGATGAGCACGAATGAGGTCGGCGGTCGCGTTCTTAACCTGAGCGGCGCGGACTACATGATCCGCGGCCTCGGCTACCTGCGCTCGCTGGACGACCTCGCTACGGTTGCCGTCGGCAGCAAAAATGGGACACCTGTCCTGATACGCGACCTGGGAACGGTGAGCTTCGGCCCAGACATCCGCGAAGGAGTTGCCGAGTGGCATGGAGATGGAGAAACCGTTGGCGGGATTATCGTCATGCGTCAGGGCATGAACGCGCTGAACGTCATCAACGGAGTGAAGCAGAAATTGCGTGAGATCGCCCCGTCTCTTCCGCCCGGTGTCCAGATCATGACGGGATACGATCGCTCCGACTTGATCGAGGCTTCGATCAAAACGCTCCAGCGTGATTTGACCGAAGAAGCCATTATCGTCAGCCTCGTCATTATCATCTTCCTGTTTCATTTCCGTTCTGCACTCATTGCAATCATCGCCTTGCCTATCGCGGTGCTGATGTCTTTCATTCCTATGTACTGGCTAGGAGTGAGCTCGAACATCATGTCGCTGGGTGGCATTGCATTAGCGATAGGTGTGCTCGTCGACGCCTCGATTGTGATGGTTGAAAATGGCTATCGCCATCTTTCAGAACGGCAGGAAAACGATCCAAGCCCGGTATCCGAATCAGAGCGGCAGACGATTCTTATCAACTCGGCCAAGCAGGTTGGTCCGGCACTCTTCTTTTCGTTGATTATCATCGTCGTTTCCTTTATGCCGGTCTTCCTGCTCGAAGCGCAGGAGGGGCGCATGTTCCGTCCGCTGGCATGGACCAAGACCCTGGCGATCGGATCTTCTTCCATTCTTGCCATTACCCTCGTGCCAGTCCTGATGGTCTTGCTGATTCGAGGGCGGCTCAAACCGGAGAATGCGAATCCCATCTCGCGTGTCACACAGGCAATTTACCTGCCCATCCTGAAGTTCTGTCTTCGCCATCGTTGGCTCACCATTGGGGTCAACCTGATCTTTCTGCTGGTCACGTTTCCGCTTGCAACACGTTTGGGCAGCCAGTTCATGCCTGCCCTCTTTGAAGGTTCCGCGCTTTATATGCCGACTGCTCTCCCCGGCATCTCCATTGAGCAGGCGAAGGTACTCCTGCAACAGCAGGATCGCGTCCTTCGCAGCTTCCCGGAAGTGGCCAGCGTATTCGGCGCGGTTGGCAGATCAGACAGTGCAACTGACAATGCGCCACTCGATATGTATGACACGACACTCATGCTCAAACCACGGGAGCAATGGCCCGCCGGGATGACCTACGAAAAGCTCATTCAGCAGATGGATGAGAAACTCCAGTTTCCGGGACTCTCGAATACCTGGACGAGCCCGGTCGAAAATCGCCTGGACATGGAGCTGACCGGCATCAAAACTCCGCTGGGCATGAAGGTGCAGGGGCCGAATGTCGACGGCATTCAGCACCTGGCTTCGCAGCTCCAGACTGTTCTCTCTGGGCTTCCGCAGGTGCGATCCGTCTTTGCTGAGAAGGTCGCGCAGGGTTTTTATGTCAATGTCGATGTG of Acidicapsa ligni contains these proteins:
- a CDS encoding efflux RND transporter permease subunit encodes the protein MLSKIIEICARNRFLVFTAVLLLTLTGIWSLQHVPLDALPDISDVQVIVHTGWAGEPPDVIEDQVTYPIVTSLLAAPHVKAVRAQTMLGDSYVYVVFEDGTDLYWARSRVIEYLQQISGRLPENVHPSIGPDATGAGWVYEYAIVDKSGKRSLADLRSLQDWHLRYALETVPGVAEVASIGGFVKQYQVQLDPNKLLAYGIPLSAVIDKVKMSTNEVGGRVLNLSGADYMIRGLGYLRSLDDLATVAVGSKNGTPVLIRDLGTVSFGPDIREGVAEWHGDGETVGGIIVMRQGMNALNVINGVKQKLREIAPSLPPGVQIMTGYDRSDLIEASIKTLQRDLTEEAIIVSLVIIIFLFHFRSALIAIIALPIAVLMSFIPMYWLGVSSNIMSLGGIALAIGVLVDASIVMVENGYRHLSERQENDPSPVSESERQTILINSAKQVGPALFFSLIIIVVSFMPVFLLEAQEGRMFRPLAWTKTLAIGSSSILAITLVPVLMVLLIRGRLKPENANPISRVTQAIYLPILKFCLRHRWLTIGVNLIFLLVTFPLATRLGSQFMPALFEGSALYMPTALPGISIEQAKVLLQQQDRVLRSFPEVASVFGAVGRSDSATDNAPLDMYDTTLMLKPREQWPAGMTYEKLIQQMDEKLQFPGLSNTWTSPVENRLDMELTGIKTPLGMKVQGPNVDGIQHLASQLQTVLSGLPQVRSVFAEKVAQGFYVNVDVNREEAARYGLTIADIQTAVSSGIGGQNIAENVEGRERYPINVRYQRDFRDNVEQMRGVLVGTPSGAQIPLGQVAKISFTHGPAMIRDEDGALTGYIYIDLKNSDYGGFVAQADRLIHDKLALPANYTFQWSGEYELELRAKQRLQLILPVVFFVIFLLLYLVFHSVAEALVLIFPTIYAMSGGLLLQWLLHYNFSVAVAVGYIALFGIAVETGVVMVVYLHEALEHKLQSGKALTNADVEEAAIEGAVHRLRPKLMTVCAVLASLVPIFWESGIGSDVMKPIAAPIVGGMITSTIHVLILVPVFFVMMKERALRKGQLHAKNQVATH